From a region of the Mauremys mutica isolate MM-2020 ecotype Southern chromosome 12, ASM2049712v1, whole genome shotgun sequence genome:
- the LOC123345272 gene encoding uncharacterized protein LOC123345272: MPAPRGRRAPAWSTPEVVDLLGLWGQGDVQAQLRNSRRNFDVYSQIARGMEEKGYDRDPQQCRVKIKELRQAYQKAKEANSRSGAEPQTCRFYKELHAILDSDSTSTAKHPVDTLGDLESQATGVSPEIEVMIKEEEDEEEEEYGGQATGGSGGVASQDFFLTPEQSSQSQQSSPGEPDAGEGTSAAANAALRASPSTPEERLGQVRRRKKRTREDMFQEVLRASRASEREQRAWRIMINDKMQRDSEDRRNGQQEMITLLREQTDMLRSLIELQAEHIRARLPLQPIENCIPGPPYTGLHISSGPAAVPQALHPTEDYTQ; encoded by the exons ATGCCGGCTCCGCGCGGCAGACGGGCTCCTGCCTGGAGCACACcggaggtggtggatctcctgggcctgtggggacaGGGGGACGTGCAGGCACAGCTCCGAAACAGCCGTCGGAACTTCGACGTCTACAGCCAGATTGCTCggggcatggaggagaagggctacgacagggacccgcagcagtgccgcgtgaaaatcaaggagctgcGGCAGGCGTACCAGAAGGCAAAGGAGGCAAATAGCCGCTCCGGTGCGGAGCCGCAGACGTGCCgcttctacaaggagctgcacGCCATCCTCGACAGCGACTCCACCTCCACCGCCAAGCATCCTGTGGATACTTTGGGGGACCTGGAGTCACAGGCCACCGGGGTGAGCCCTGAGATCGAGGTGATGAtcaaggaagaggaggacgaggaagaggaggagtatgGGGGACAGGCGACAGGGGGATCTGGTGGCGTGGCGAGCCAGGACTTCTTTTTGACTCCTGAgcagtctagccagtcccagcagtccAGCCCCggtgagcctgatgcaggggagGGAACCTCTG CAGCTGCAAATGCGGCCTTGAGGGCCTCTCCGTCCACCCCAGAGGAGCGGCTgggccaggtgaggaggaggaagaagaggacaagggaAGACATGTTTCAGGAGGTCCTGCGAGCCTCCCGTGCTTCGGAGCGCGAGCAGAGGGCTTGGAGGATAATGATCAATGACAAAATGCAGCGGGATAGCGAGGACAGGAGGAACGGGCAGCAAGAGATGATCACGTTGCTCCGGGAGCAGACAGACATGCTGCGGTCTCTGATCGAACTTCAGGCCGAACACATCCGTGCtcgcctccccctgcagcccataGAGAACTGCATTCCAGGACCTCCCTATACTGGCCTCCACATATCTTCTGGGCCTGCAGCAGTACCCCAGGCACTCCACCCCACAGAAGATTACACACAATGA